The sequence CGACCTTCGGCTTCTTTCCGCGGCTCTTCAGCCTTTCGACCTCCGAACGGACTTCCGCCTCACTGCTCTTTTACCTCTTTTGGCTCGCCTGTAATTTTGTCAAGTTGCTTACGCCTATATAGGCTCACCCTGGATTAAATCCACTATTCTTTTCCAAGGCTTTTCTCCTGTCCGGGGAGCTTTTTTATCTGCCCCTCAGAAGAGAGCGTGTGGTATATTACATCCTCAAAACCATTTTGTAAAGGTCCAAAGTTCAATTTTAAGTAAAATCCGCAGGAACTCAGGGCTGACTGTCGTCGTCCGAAAGGTCCAAAATACCTTCTTCCACGTCCAGCGGCTCGCCCGCCTCCACCGCGGTTTTATCCTCGTCGGCGTCGGGAATGGGCTGGGTGAAGCCAATCCCCTGGCTCACGGCAGCCATGATTTCCGTCACGATTTCCTGCTGCAGTTCCGGATTTTTATCCAGCATCTGAGCCACCGACTCTTTGCCCTGTCCCAGAGTCTCTCCCTTGTAAGCCAGCCAGGAGCCTCTGCGTTTGATGATCTCATAGTCCACCGCCATATCCACCACGGACACGCCCCTCGGAATTCCCTTTCCGTAAATCAGGCTGGTATGAGCCAGTCTGAAGGGAGGAGCCTGCTTGTTTTTGACGACTTTTATGTACAGCTCGTGGCCGATGGTTTCGTCGCCCTTGTCGATTTTTTTGCCTCGGCGCACCTCCAGGCGTACGGAGGAATAGAACTTCAAAGCCCTGCCTCCCGTCGTCGTTTCGGTGGGCCCCGCCCCGTACCCCGTGGAAATCACCGCCCGAAGCTGGTTGATGAAAATGACGCAGCAGTTGGTCTTCGAAACGATAGAGGTCAAACGGCGCAGCGCATAGGACATGAGGCGGGCGTGAAGGCCCATCTGACTTTCGCCGATTCTGCCGTCGATCTCCGCCTGAGGCGTCAGGGCCGCCACGGAGTCCACGACCACGACCTCCACCGCTCCGCTGCGCACCAGGGCATCCAGTACGTAAAGGGCCTGTTCGCCGCTGTCGGGCTGAGCCAGATAAAGCGACTCGATATTCACCCCGAGGGTGGCGGCAAGGCGGGGATCCAGCGCATGTTCGGCGTCGATGAAGGCGGCGGTGCCTCCCGCTTTCTGCGCCTCTGCTATGGCGTACAGGGCAACAGTGGTTTTACCCGATCCCTCGGGCCCGAATATCTCAATGATGCGCCCCTTCGGAAAACCGCCAATCCCCAGAGCCACGTCCAGCGGCAGAATACCGGACGGGATAACCTCCACATTCTTTTTGACGGTTTCTCCCAGACGCATGATAGAGCCATCGCCAAATTTACTTCGAATGTCTTCGAGCGTCTGCTCCAGCATATCTTCCTTAGTTTGCGGCCCCTTTTTTTTAACGGCCAACGGAAAACACCCCTTTTCGATTCCTTCGATTTCTTATGAATCCCGACATTTAATCCTCAAAATTTAATCCTCAAAATTCGATTCCCAAAGCTACAGTTCACACATACGCCGCCATACCTCGGAAAGGGCGACGCCAACGGCCCTCTCCCGAACAGCTTCCCGGCCGCCGGATAATTGTTTGAGGAAAGAGCGGCATTGCTTTACGCCGTTCTGTCGCGAGGCCAGAGCGAACCACACCGTGCCCACGGGTTTTTCCGCGCTGCCTCCGTCAGGCCCGGCTATTCCCGTGATCGCCACCGCGACGGAAGTTCCGTACAGTTCGAGAGCGCCACGCGCCATATATTCGGCGCAATCCCCGCTGACCGCGCCATGTCGCTCCAAAAGAAATTCGGGAACGCTCAAAACTTTTTTCTTGGCTTCGTTATGGTAAACCACGGCGCTGCCCGTGAAAACAGCCGAAATTCCAGGAAGACCGGTCAGAGATGCGCCCA is a genomic window of Synergistaceae bacterium containing:
- the recA gene encoding recombinase RecA yields the protein MLEQTLEDIRSKFGDGSIMRLGETVKKNVEVIPSGILPLDVALGIGGFPKGRIIEIFGPEGSGKTTVALYAIAEAQKAGGTAAFIDAEHALDPRLAATLGVNIESLYLAQPDSGEQALYVLDALVRSGAVEVVVVDSVAALTPQAEIDGRIGESQMGLHARLMSYALRRLTSIVSKTNCCVIFINQLRAVISTGYGAGPTETTTGGRALKFYSSVRLEVRRGKKIDKGDETIGHELYIKVVKNKQAPPFRLAHTSLIYGKGIPRGVSVVDMAVDYEIIKRRGSWLAYKGETLGQGKESVAQMLDKNPELQQEIVTEIMAAVSQGIGFTQPIPDADEDKTAVEAGEPLDVEEGILDLSDDDSQP